One Felis catus isolate Fca126 chromosome D3, F.catus_Fca126_mat1.0, whole genome shotgun sequence DNA segment encodes these proteins:
- the CFAP73 gene encoding cilia- and flagella-associated protein 73 isoform X3: MAVPWEEYFQLALQEKLPASSRKIPEQSVDHFPPVLRLLEKRQELIDADRGLQAQKEVFQTTRAALKERWEQLEQKEQELKGSFVRFDKFLQDTEARRSRALRRAAQERLQADRREAEALRLRAQFEELQRERARLRCRLERLEPCARLLGRVLEQLPEFQEVPELVARFDGLVDMQAALRLTERQRLAELEEARARLQRLRDAGQSELLGQGQRRVQLLERLEAARERTLRWLVCRHKTHPPALDIDDTEGQLEQVSSLLTCPPTPRFRASQCLKSPGSV; encoded by the exons ATGGCAGTGCCCTGGGAGGAATATTTCCAACTGGCCTTGCAAGAGAAACTGCCTGC CTCCTCCAGGAAGATCCCGGAGCAAAGTGTGGACCACTTCCCGCCAGTGCTGCGTCTCCTGGAGAAGAGGCAGGAGCTGATAGACGCGGACCGAGGCCTGCAGGCCCAGAAAGAG GTGTTCCAGACCACGAGAGCAGCGCTGAAAGAGCGCTGGGAACAGTTGGAACAGAAGGAGCAGGAGCTAAAGGGGTCCTTTGTCCGCTTTGACAAGTTCCTGCAG GACACGGAGGCCCGGCGCAGCCGCGCCCTGCGGAGGGCGGCCCAGGAGCGGCTCCAGGCGGACCGCCGGGAGGCGGAGGCCCTACGGCTTCGGGCCCAGTTCGAGGAGCTGCAGCGGGAGCGCGCGCGGCTGCGGTGCCGGCTGGAGCGCCTGGAGCCCTGCGCGCGCCTGCTGGGGCGAGTGCTGGAGCAGCTGCCTGAG TTCCAAGAGGTCCCCGAGCTGGTGGCGCGCTTCGACGGCCTGGTCGATATGCAGGCGGCGCTGAGGCTCACGGAGCGCCAGCGGCTGGCCGAGCTGGAGGAGGCGCGCGCTCGGCTGCAGCGGCTGCGGGACGCGGGGCAGAGCGAGCTGCTCGGGCAGGGCCAGCGGCGAGTGCAGCTGCTGGAGCGCCTGGAGGCCGCGAGGGAGCGCACGCTGCGCTGG CTAGTGTGCCGGCACAAGACGCACCCGCCTGCCCTGGACATCGACGACACTGAGGGGCAGCTGGAGCAGGTGAGCTCCCTCCTTACGTGCCCTCCAACCCCCAGATTCAGAGCTTCACAGTGCCTGAAGTCTCCGGGTTCAGTATGA
- the CFAP73 gene encoding cilia- and flagella-associated protein 73 isoform X1, with amino-acid sequence MAVPWEEYFQLALQEKLPASSRKIPEQSVDHFPPVLRLLEKRQELIDADRGLQAQKEVFQTTRAALKERWEQLEQKEQELKGSFVRFDKFLQDTEARRSRALRRAAQERLQADRREAEALRLRAQFEELQRERARLRCRLERLEPCARLLGRVLEQLPEFQEVPELVARFDGLVDMQAALRLTERQRLAELEEARARLQRLRDAGQSELLGQGQRRVQLLERLEAARERTLRWESKWIQIQNTGAEKTLLLGRTRIAALNLFQLVCRHKTHPPALDIDDTEGQLEQVSSLLTCPPTPRFRASQCLKSPGSV; translated from the exons ATGGCAGTGCCCTGGGAGGAATATTTCCAACTGGCCTTGCAAGAGAAACTGCCTGC CTCCTCCAGGAAGATCCCGGAGCAAAGTGTGGACCACTTCCCGCCAGTGCTGCGTCTCCTGGAGAAGAGGCAGGAGCTGATAGACGCGGACCGAGGCCTGCAGGCCCAGAAAGAG GTGTTCCAGACCACGAGAGCAGCGCTGAAAGAGCGCTGGGAACAGTTGGAACAGAAGGAGCAGGAGCTAAAGGGGTCCTTTGTCCGCTTTGACAAGTTCCTGCAG GACACGGAGGCCCGGCGCAGCCGCGCCCTGCGGAGGGCGGCCCAGGAGCGGCTCCAGGCGGACCGCCGGGAGGCGGAGGCCCTACGGCTTCGGGCCCAGTTCGAGGAGCTGCAGCGGGAGCGCGCGCGGCTGCGGTGCCGGCTGGAGCGCCTGGAGCCCTGCGCGCGCCTGCTGGGGCGAGTGCTGGAGCAGCTGCCTGAG TTCCAAGAGGTCCCCGAGCTGGTGGCGCGCTTCGACGGCCTGGTCGATATGCAGGCGGCGCTGAGGCTCACGGAGCGCCAGCGGCTGGCCGAGCTGGAGGAGGCGCGCGCTCGGCTGCAGCGGCTGCGGGACGCGGGGCAGAGCGAGCTGCTCGGGCAGGGCCAGCGGCGAGTGCAGCTGCTGGAGCGCCTGGAGGCCGCGAGGGAGCGCACGCTGCGCTGG GAATCCAAGTGGATTCAGATCCAGAACACGGGGGCGGAGAAGACCCTTCTCCTGGGACGCACTAGGATAGCAGCGCTCAACCTGTTCCAGCTAGTGTGCCGGCACAAGACGCACCCGCCTGCCCTGGACATCGACGACACTGAGGGGCAGCTGGAGCAGGTGAGCTCCCTCCTTACGTGCCCTCCAACCCCCAGATTCAGAGCTTCACAGTGCCTGAAGTCTCCGGGTTCAGTATGA
- the CFAP73 gene encoding cilia- and flagella-associated protein 73 isoform X2, which translates to MAVPWEEYFQLALQEKLPAKIPEQSVDHFPPVLRLLEKRQELIDADRGLQAQKEVFQTTRAALKERWEQLEQKEQELKGSFVRFDKFLQDTEARRSRALRRAAQERLQADRREAEALRLRAQFEELQRERARLRCRLERLEPCARLLGRVLEQLPEFQEVPELVARFDGLVDMQAALRLTERQRLAELEEARARLQRLRDAGQSELLGQGQRRVQLLERLEAARERTLRWESKWIQIQNTGAEKTLLLGRTRIAALNLFQLVCRHKTHPPALDIDDTEGQLEQVSSLLTCPPTPRFRASQCLKSPGSV; encoded by the exons ATGGCAGTGCCCTGGGAGGAATATTTCCAACTGGCCTTGCAAGAGAAACTGCCTGC GAAGATCCCGGAGCAAAGTGTGGACCACTTCCCGCCAGTGCTGCGTCTCCTGGAGAAGAGGCAGGAGCTGATAGACGCGGACCGAGGCCTGCAGGCCCAGAAAGAG GTGTTCCAGACCACGAGAGCAGCGCTGAAAGAGCGCTGGGAACAGTTGGAACAGAAGGAGCAGGAGCTAAAGGGGTCCTTTGTCCGCTTTGACAAGTTCCTGCAG GACACGGAGGCCCGGCGCAGCCGCGCCCTGCGGAGGGCGGCCCAGGAGCGGCTCCAGGCGGACCGCCGGGAGGCGGAGGCCCTACGGCTTCGGGCCCAGTTCGAGGAGCTGCAGCGGGAGCGCGCGCGGCTGCGGTGCCGGCTGGAGCGCCTGGAGCCCTGCGCGCGCCTGCTGGGGCGAGTGCTGGAGCAGCTGCCTGAG TTCCAAGAGGTCCCCGAGCTGGTGGCGCGCTTCGACGGCCTGGTCGATATGCAGGCGGCGCTGAGGCTCACGGAGCGCCAGCGGCTGGCCGAGCTGGAGGAGGCGCGCGCTCGGCTGCAGCGGCTGCGGGACGCGGGGCAGAGCGAGCTGCTCGGGCAGGGCCAGCGGCGAGTGCAGCTGCTGGAGCGCCTGGAGGCCGCGAGGGAGCGCACGCTGCGCTGG GAATCCAAGTGGATTCAGATCCAGAACACGGGGGCGGAGAAGACCCTTCTCCTGGGACGCACTAGGATAGCAGCGCTCAACCTGTTCCAGCTAGTGTGCCGGCACAAGACGCACCCGCCTGCCCTGGACATCGACGACACTGAGGGGCAGCTGGAGCAGGTGAGCTCCCTCCTTACGTGCCCTCCAACCCCCAGATTCAGAGCTTCACAGTGCCTGAAGTCTCCGGGTTCAGTATGA
- the CFAP73 gene encoding cilia- and flagella-associated protein 73 isoform X4 gives MAVPWEEYFQLALQEKLPAKIPEQSVDHFPPVLRLLEKRQELIDADRGLQAQKEVFQTTRAALKERWEQLEQKEQELKGSFVRFDKFLQDTEARRSRALRRAAQERLQADRREAEALRLRAQFEELQRERARLRCRLERLEPCARLLGRVLEQLPEFQEVPELVARFDGLVDMQAALRLTERQRLAELEEARARLQRLRDAGQSELLGQGQRRVQLLERLEAARERTLRWESKWIQIQNTGAEKTLLLGRTRIAALNLFQLVCRHKTHPPALDIDDTEGQLEQVKLFILDLSAMLASLGQAKPTPAC, from the exons ATGGCAGTGCCCTGGGAGGAATATTTCCAACTGGCCTTGCAAGAGAAACTGCCTGC GAAGATCCCGGAGCAAAGTGTGGACCACTTCCCGCCAGTGCTGCGTCTCCTGGAGAAGAGGCAGGAGCTGATAGACGCGGACCGAGGCCTGCAGGCCCAGAAAGAG GTGTTCCAGACCACGAGAGCAGCGCTGAAAGAGCGCTGGGAACAGTTGGAACAGAAGGAGCAGGAGCTAAAGGGGTCCTTTGTCCGCTTTGACAAGTTCCTGCAG GACACGGAGGCCCGGCGCAGCCGCGCCCTGCGGAGGGCGGCCCAGGAGCGGCTCCAGGCGGACCGCCGGGAGGCGGAGGCCCTACGGCTTCGGGCCCAGTTCGAGGAGCTGCAGCGGGAGCGCGCGCGGCTGCGGTGCCGGCTGGAGCGCCTGGAGCCCTGCGCGCGCCTGCTGGGGCGAGTGCTGGAGCAGCTGCCTGAG TTCCAAGAGGTCCCCGAGCTGGTGGCGCGCTTCGACGGCCTGGTCGATATGCAGGCGGCGCTGAGGCTCACGGAGCGCCAGCGGCTGGCCGAGCTGGAGGAGGCGCGCGCTCGGCTGCAGCGGCTGCGGGACGCGGGGCAGAGCGAGCTGCTCGGGCAGGGCCAGCGGCGAGTGCAGCTGCTGGAGCGCCTGGAGGCCGCGAGGGAGCGCACGCTGCGCTGG GAATCCAAGTGGATTCAGATCCAGAACACGGGGGCGGAGAAGACCCTTCTCCTGGGACGCACTAGGATAGCAGCGCTCAACCTGTTCCAGCTAGTGTGCCGGCACAAGACGCACCCGCCTGCCCTGGACATCGACGACACTGAGGGGCAGCTGGAGCAG GTGAAGCTGTTCATTCTGGACCTCTCTGCCATGCTGGCCAGTCTTGGGCAGGCCAAGCCCACACCTGCCTGCTAG